Within the Solea senegalensis isolate Sse05_10M unplaced genomic scaffold, IFAPA_SoseM_1 scf7180000017321, whole genome shotgun sequence genome, the region TCTCCAGTCCGGGAGCAGCGAGTACGGTTCTCAAAGTGTTCTGGCTCCACCCGTTTTAACAAGTATGCATCGGgtggtgacttaagcgtacttgggaaagccatgtatcccagaatgaaTTTGGGCCGAACgtagcagcagataatacaaatataaacctgaaatatatttttatatttttattgtcccggaacaaagttttaagataatttgaggcgagaaattcatttagaattcaaacatgtggtttatgtTTGAAGatctgacgtatttatagtttggcagcgacgtttgtcagAGGTGATGTTTTAGGGTTGGTCagtcactcgctcactcactcactcactctcatgtCTCTAACAGTGGACGGGTTCTGGTCTGGTTGGTCAGTCACTCGCTCACTAGTTCACTATCTTGTCTCTAACAGTGGACGGGTTCTGGTCCGGTTGGTCAGTCACtcgttcactcactcactcgttcactcTCATGTCTCTAACAGTGGACGGGTTCTGGTCAGGTTGGTCCAGCTGGGGCGATTGCTCTGGTTCCTGTGTCGTGGAAGGACGGCCTCCCGTCAGGACTCGCTCCCGCTCATGTTCTAACCCCGCCCCCTCATCTAGCCCTCCTGGCAGAGGTTGCAATGGTGATGACAGACACATAGAGGACTGCAGTGACATGCCTCCCTGCCCAGGTAAGCAAACAAGGCCCCCcccttttaaaaacaggacTAGCCATATGACTCCCAGGTGACGTCATCATCaagtgttgccatggaaacaacaacaactcactgTCATTTCTCAGTGGACGGAGGATGGACGTCCTGGTCTCCCTTCACTTCATGTCCAGTCACCTGTGGGGTGGGACTCGAGGTGTCagtcaggtcatgtgacagtcCTGCTTCTCAACATGGCGGCCAGCCGTGTCCTGGGGAGGGACGTCGAACCAGAACCTGTTCCACCCACGTCCACTGTCCAGGTATGTATGACACCAATCGGCTGTgggtgtggctgtggctgtggctgtggcgagggtcagaggtcaatgcACAGCTATGGTAGCACAGGTGACGCATGATTGACTTTTCTGTGACGATgatttgtgattgttgttgtcTCAGTGGACGGGGCGTGGTCTCCGTGGTCGCCATGGAACCAGTGTCTTTACCCATTTGGTGGTCGGGACATTCGCTGTAAGCACATCGGTGGAAGTCAGAAAAGAGAGCGCGTGTGTCGACATCAGGATCATAATGGATCGATCTGCAACGGAGGATCTCTGACAGAGACCAGGGTCTGTTATGATGTCAGCAGCTGTTACggtgagagacacaaagagacacacgcacacacacacagagagagagagcgagacagagagagagagagagagctacagGATTCATTTTAAGGTCctattgatttttaaatgtctaaatgGGACGGCTCCATCTCACCCGTCAGAGCTTCTGTCTGTTCATGTCCCAAAGAGGACAACAAGGATGGCAAATTAAATGTTGCTAGTTGTACCGAGATCACGGATGAAAACCAGGGGTGACCGTGCTTTTGCTGTTGCGGCGCCCACACTTTGGAACAGTCTTCCCTTTAGCGTTAAAACAGCTCAgtctttgaatgtttttaaatctcccTTTTGAAGACCCATTTGATTACAAGGGCCTTCAGCACAATCTGAGCaggattttatttggtggttattgttattgtttgtaatTTAACTATGTATTTTAACTTTGCTGACATTTTTTATTGCCGGTGTACAGTGATggttgttgtaaatgtgctttataaataaatttgaccttgacacagacacacacttgttgtgttgcagtgattgtgtgtgttgttttgcagtgattgtgtgttgtgttgcagtgattatgtgtgtatgtgtgtgttgtgttgcagtgattatgtgtgtgttgtgttgcagtgaAGGGCAGCTGGGACAAGTGGAATCAGTGGAGTTTGTGTACCCCTGCCTGTGGAGGAAACTCCAAACGCTACAGGAGAAGAATCTGTGACCCTGATTTCAGTGACTACAAGTCAGTTGTAAAAGTGTAGTGACTGTGCCGagagtgccccctgctgctgtgagtgagtgacagcgTGTGTCGTTGTGTTTCAGAGCTCTCATCGGTCGTCTCTACGAGAAAGCCACGTTCTACGGGATTCCGCGTGCCGACTGCGGCTCGCTACCAGACGGCGAGGAAAAGTTTGAGATCCAGTCATGTGTCAATGTCCCGCCATGTCCCGCCCACTGATGAATCAGTGCAAAAAGTTTCATCATCATTAAGACCACGCCCCTTTAATTGGCCACTTTCTGCTTGTGTTGATGTGTGGTCCTGTTgggggcttttattgtgaaggtcATGTTCCAGCCTGTGTGTAGTAACATCATGTAACAGTATACATTTACTCTTGTACTCCTGTCCTTTcattcattgattgattgatcccGATTGGTCAATCACATatttttaaaggccacatagaccggaagctccaattaacgctgcgtttgtgtgtgtctgcgtcatgacctcgtttatgaaaccctaaagtttcagcacaaacagttcagccactgttgagaaaatagtgttgtattgttttcctgggctctgcgaagcggatcggcacttccgtaggttgatgtcgtcatcagaaatcctcaccactcctctcaccaccgtagcgcctcatggtgcggcactagtccgggcacatccagttgcgtacattcaaccgcagaagaagaagaagaactactctcgttgtagctgctgagatgcagagcatccaccgtgccagaagggttagggccaatcacagcacagtccACGTTcaggggtgtgattttggtctgaaacagcgcggctgacgagagcgtcagtgaggagatattttgatcggctcgtttgcagcgattaggaggtttttaatcatgaaaacaagtgaatatatgtaagtagacctccataactaacatatatgtgtgatacaagcattcgatgtcacctttaaaattCAGCTTTGGTGTCAAACTGTTTCTCagaaactcactcacacacacgtgcgtgTTTGCTGTTTTGAGCTCTCTGGGCTAGGGTAAGGACTGAGTCTGTCACTACTCCTCCTCTGATTGACTGATtgctgtaaacaggaagtacacAGATGCTAGGGGCGGGGTTTACATATGTTTATTCATTTCCATTATGATGataaaagaaatttaaaaaaaagtaatgtcagaggaagagaaggcGGGCTTCAGGGAGGCAGCAGTCTCTTTAAAAGGATAAGGGGTGGAGCTTAACTGACTGTCTCAGagtgttgcctagcaacagcaGTCCTCCAACCAAACAACATGAGGCGGGGCTTTGCTTGAGCAAGATGGGTGTGGCTAAAGTACTTCATCACTCTCTGCTGTGTGGAGCTGCGTGTCGTCAGCGTCCGTCATGATGCTGCTGTCCTGACTGTCGTCCAACTCCACCGCTGACCCGCCCACAGACAGacaagtgtgagagagagagacagttaaGTGTGAGAGAAACTGAGGTCAGAGAAAGTGATAAAAATGAGTGTATCTACAGCCCTCTGTGGTCAAATCCAGTTACTGCATGCACATGTTTAGTCCACATAGTCTTTACATTATGTGATAAGATTTTTACTGCAACAGGCCAGCTGTGGttctgttgctaggcaacagcaGTAGACCTGTGGAGGCGGAGCCTGAAGTGGTAAGTGCTAAGCTACATGCtacgctcgtgtttcatttgcatgtgtgtttatcatctcggtaaccacaacgttatccaagctccaggcgtcctgcagcagtctttcacaGTCACaatgtcttctgactctggctCAGACTCCAGATCAAATGTGTAAGGGATTACGACATTACTCAATATTTTGATCATTGCTAGAGGTGCAtctgcctttccagagggggcgCTGcaggtctgagagctgacgtgccaattacgccacttccaggtaactggccaatcacaagacagtccgtgttctgcgggtgtggttttggtctgaaaatttacatcggctcgtttgtaGCGACAAGGACGTTTTTGAACATAAAAaccacttcatgtttgtaagtgcacaatataaatgtaattatgttCTAGGGTCAAGGGTAAGGGGTCACCTTCATCCTCGGGCAGGTATCTCTTGTCGATGGCCTCTTTGATCTGGTTGTTGGCTCCTTTAGGATCCAGGTCCATGGCCCAGCTGAAGTTCATCAGAGCCAAGTGAGTCTGACCCAACTTCTTATACAcctgagggggcggagccaaagcacagtcacagaggaaaGTCAGCTGACCAGGGGCTCAGacatcagagggagagaggtcaaaggtcatagaGAATCAGCTTACCTTTCCTATTAGGAAATACACAAGAGATTCTTTAGGAACTATTTGTTTCAACTCGTCCAATTCCTGAAGAGCTGcctgagagtgagagagagagtgtgagtgagtgagggagggagagtgtgagagacagtgagtgagaaagagagggagggagagtgtgagCGGGAGAGAGTGTGggcgagtgagagagaaagagagagtcagagggagagtgagtgagaaagagagggagggagagtgtgcgagagagtgagtgtgtgagtgagtgagagagcgagagagtgtgtgagtgagagcgagagagggagggagattgcgtgagtgagagagacacggacagagattttatatatatatatacacacacacacacagggttagggtataaatacaaatgtgtacatttatatgtatatacacacacacatacacacacagtttattcatGAGTATAATAAAGTATCATtgtgaccccgccccctcccctcccctcttaCCTTGTACTTGTCATTAGCGAACAGAATGGACGCTCGGTGAAACTTGCAGAGAGGATTTTTAGGATCGATGCCAATCGCTCTGTTCAGAGTCTCTAATGCTGCATCTGACTTCTTCAGAGCATGCTGCACCTACACACAAgttacaatacacacacacatacacacacactcacttcagtTATGTTtgctatgtatttttttgtttccattaggaacagAACCAAAATAACTGAGCTGATCCATTTTTCAGTTAAACTTCACTTAGGGTAtcagagtaatggtacagtcAGGGcagagctagacccacgacagtcagctgattgtgcgacagaaaagtgtcactgacggatatttttctaccatgatggaaaaatcTGAGGtgtcattttgacagattgaACACAGAAGTTGATCGACCTGAAATAATTCATACACAACACCATCAATAACTGCAAGTAAACAGATACACgcattaaaacaaatatgatgccatatttcattatatttaatttaggATCAATCAAGCGAGTGATCGCACAACCaggagggttagggttaggggttaggccTCATGTTTCCGTGCAGACAGAAAAAACGATGACGTCATATTCCCGGCTCTCACACTGCCGTCATTCAACAGTCCACACTCCACCtcccaagtaaaggtactgttctaagtggaaacacaagcctgacccaggactttaccattccaaactgttcTGTACTTAACTGAAcaatgatggaaacacagagctacttgggcagcccatggccaaatggaaaggaaacttggcttgtaacgGGAGCATGTTACCCAAATGCTGCTGCTCCTAAATCGAGGAAGACTCTAGTAGAGGACggattaaatgcagagaaggaatttcccctgcAGGACtgataaatgattaatttaattaatctaatttaatcaaattaaattaaattaatttaatttaatttaatttaaatttactAATAACAAATAATGGGGGGAAATACATATTAACACAGAAGGTGGCGAGGGTAAATGTTAACAGGGAGTGTGCAGACAACGTACCACACCAATATGGCAGAGCAGCACTGAGCTCTGTGGGTTGATGCTGAGAGCTTTCTTAAAGTGGATTTCTGCCAAGTTGAACTTTTCCTGTTTGTAGTATATCATTCCCAGACCATACCTAAacccaaacaaagaaaacacaactgttagCATAGCTAAacccaaacaaagaaaacacaactgttatcatagctaaacacaaacaaagaaaacacaactgctATCAtagctaaacacaaacaaagaaaacacaactgttatCATAGCTAAAGACatcaaagaaaacaactcaTAGCTAAAGacatcaaagaaaacacaactgttatcatagctaaacacaaagaaaaaaaaaataaactgttagcatagctaaacaaacaaaagaaaacgtaactgttagcatagctaaacagaaacaaagataACATAACTGTTATaggtaaacacaaagaaaaacataactGTTATCAtagctaaacacaaacaaagaaaacataactGTTATaggtaaacacaaagaaaaacataactGTTATCAtagctaaacacaaacaaagaaaacataactGTTATaggtaaacacaaagaaaaacataactgttagcatagctaaacacaaagaaaaacatactgTTATCATAgctaaacacaaaaaaaacataattgttAGCATAGCTAAACACAAAGTAAACGTAACTGTTAGCATAgctaaacagaaacaaagataACATAACTGTTATaggtaaacacaaagaaaaacataactGTTATCAtagctaaacacaaacaaagaaaacataactgttagcatagctaaacacaaagaaaacataactGTTATAGCTAAACACAAACGAAGAAAACATAACTGTTATCAtggctaaaaacaaacaaataaaacataacttaTCATAgctaaacacaaagaaaacaactgttATCAtagctaaacacaaacaaagacaacataaCTGTTATCAtagctaaacacaaacaaaagaaaacataactgttagcatagctaaacacaaacaaagaaaacataactaaaaaaaaatcagaatgtgGCAGCATTACAGGCTCATGCTAATGAAACCATAGTGTGTGATGGTTACCATACCATGCATTGTAGTGTCTGTTGTTGACTCTAATGGCGTTTCGAAAGCAGGCGAGTGCTCGGTCCAACTCCTCGGTCAGAACAAACTCATGACCTAACAGAGTGTATGCGTACGCAAAGCCTGGGTccacctgaaagacacacaggTGCACAGGTAAGCTCATACAGCACAGGTGCACACAGGTAAGCTCATTGCTGAGTGGTGCCTTCATCACAATGGTAACCACACTGCTCACCTGGATGGCCCTCTGGAAGAATTTGATAGCAATGTCATGCTCCCTCTGTAGGCTGAAACAGTTACCAGCAACACACCAGGCCTgcacagagagacaggtgaTCAGAGACACACAGCTGATCCTAACCCATCAGACAGGTGAACATGTCTCACCTCAGGACAGTTCTTGTCCATGTCTGTCAGGTCTTTGGACAGAACTGACAGAGCAACATCTTTCTGCAGGTGCCACAGCGTCGTCGAGTAAATCTCCATCCCTTCAACTCTGTACGACTCCATCCTGCGCACCTCACTGAACAGACGCTCCGCCTACAATGACATCACCACACacgtcacctgtgtgtgtgcatgttacttgtgtgtgtgtgtgcgcgtgaggtgtgtgtatgtgttacctGTGTGTACTCGGCCAGTTCAAAGTAGGCTCTGCCGATGTGCGTGAGGACCCAGCCAGTGCTGTAGTGCTGTGGAGGCAGTGAGCTCAGGATGTTGATGGCCTCCCTGCAGTTGTAGGAGCACAGCGCCTGGTAACCACGGCCCAGCTCCCGTAACAACGCCatcacactgtctgtgtgtacacacacacacacacagatctgaataacttcctgttgagtggtacaggtgtgtgtgtgtgtgtgtgtgtgtgtgtgtgtgtgtgtgtgtgtgtgtgtgtgtgtgtgtgtgtgtgtgtgtgtgtgtgtgtgtgtctttttaagATTGAGTCAGGACGTTTTTGGTTGGTCCTCACGTTCTGTCACATattaaaatggctttttcagggttaagacctggttttagggttaaggttagaattgggtttaggttaaggggaatgcattatgtctattaGTGtgcacacaaagaatgcaaaaccaacgtgtgtatgtgtgtacagtatCATATGCTGATGAGCAGTCATCTTCTCTATGTGTGAATCCCTgtgttgaaaacacacacacacacacacacagctgagaacAGCACCCTCCATGAATTCCAAATTATACTGACATAATCACCTCCCACCTCTTCACCCGTCTCCTCTCACTGTAGCCGTTCACAGCTCTGCAGATTCTCCATTCAGCCGTCCACGGTTGATTAACGCTTGGTTAACGAACGACACGCTAACTAACTCTGTGGACTTGTGTGCAGTTAACACAAGAGAGATCAAGTCTTGTTACGATCACACTTACTGTGTATTATTAGATAGCTGTTGCTTGAGGGCTGTGGGCCCCATGAAGAGCAGCAGTATAAATAAATTGCTGTTTTCAGGTAGCGATTGTTGACGTTTCAGTGGTCACAACAGATCCACAGATTCTTCACTTTTTAAGGttgctattttttattttttttactcaagaTTTACGTGTATATGTTTACaataacatgtaaaacattAGTTTGTGATTCATTAATcatatctgttttattttgaatgggTAAAAACgccatttaaaataatgttaggTATTAAAAAGGAATTTTGTTATGTCTCGTCAAATATGTCAACGTTGTAATATAATCatgttaagtgttaagtgtttaGTTTAAGTCACTCGGTGTTGTCAtacacttcctgttcctgatTTTTCCCTCCGTTGAAATTGCCGGCCCCGCCCCTcattggtttcacctgtgttccccTACCTCATGTATAAATAGCCCTTGTTTCCCTGGCcttgtgtcagtttgtttttgtacgtCTTGCTTCACAGTCCAGTCGTCCAAGAACCACGTCACCGAGTAAAAgctacgttttttttttttaagtgtggctaataacatatttgaatgcagaaatgttacatttattgTTAAATATGTCTTTTTGTCGCTCCCTCCACCTACAGTTCAGGCCAGCTCACCTGCAGAGCAgccacaacacagacacagacaccacCCTTGCTGCCTACATTAGTCTCAGTGTTTGAGGCATGGACATGTTATTAGCTAGATAAGAAAACAACTCcaacattctcacacacacaaaaaaaaaagcacatagtccatgttttcactcagaTCAGACCACCCCACCCAACACGAGTGTTTCCTTTCTCACACCAATGGCTCAAATGAACCCCTAATTAATTTTGTCCTCAGTGAAAACTCCCACTACTTAACGATGTGAGAAAGAAACTCCCTTTTTCACAGCCACACTGGACCGAATGTTAGAAAAAGAGGTTAGAAAATTGACAGTAAAGGGCAACTAATGATGTTGAGCTGCAAGAAGCAAGGAAGCCAGGTTTCTTAGCAACCGTTTTTCATCTGTGTCGACAATGGCACCAGCTGGAATAAACAGATTTTTggcgagtgtgtgtttgtttgtttgtgtgaatgttttgtaaacAGATACTGTTATGTGTTTGAAGGTTGACGCAGCACACATCTCAGggtgttattttcctttttaaatcaattacaGATCGTTAGTGAGTTGCATTCTACAGGTATGCTGCGTGTCTCTCTTGTGAAGTAAGACCACAATTCTCACAACACGTACAACTGAAaccatgcacatgcacacacagacgttTCACAGTGGTCATACACCTTTAGCTCAACATGCAAGgctttacatgtttacatgtttatgtaaaTTCTAATGTGAGCTATTTTATACATTCATATCCTGTGCTGCAAATGTGATGTAGAATAAAAAAGGAATATTGACCAGTGACCAATGgcattaaaaataattcattttgattGGCTATGAGATTAAGATAAAAGAGAAAGCACCAGCAAAGTAGGTCTAAAGCTTTTGTCCTACACTGTATTCAGTTAGCTTTTTATAGAAAGGTCAAGATTGTAAGTTCCATACTTTTCCTCTCTGACGTCCGAGCTGCACCCACAATTTAGAATAAAGCTTTTATGTAGTAAGACAAGACCTTGCTGCTCTCTTGCTCTGCTATGTTTCCACAGTAACATGAAGAGAACAATCAGACAGAGTGTGTGAAGAACTTTGAGGTAAAATAAGTAAACGACTGAAACTGAACTTGATGAAAAGAAGATGCCACTGTTTAGTGCAGCCCTCACTGTCTCCTGGCAGTCTCTCATATGCTGAATAAACACACCAAAACTTGCCAAATCTGCCAGAGGTGGCGTTACAGAGTCAAgggtgtgtgatgtgttttttctgttacATGCCACAGCTACTGTTGAATTCATTTTCCTTGGGTTCATGAATCTGGTGGAGCAGGTATGTGAGCGTTTGCATTTGTGCGCATCACAGAAACTGTTATGGTTTAAAGGATGGAAAGCAGAGATGTCACATTTGTGTTGGAGTGCATGCTTGTATGTTCATGCACATGcatctgaatgaatgaatgcttctTAAACACAACATAGGCAGGTTCACTGCGCCCTCTTCAGTCGAGAGGTATTATTAGATATCACTTATGATTCCTTATGGCACAAAACAAAGGGTTTATTTCTCTTAGTCTGACTCCTCAGTCATACTGATTGcccatttttttattcataaaaaaaagacctaATGAGGAATTAATATTCTTAATGTGCTTTGCATAAGCTGAAAAGAGGTATAAGTAACCTTTCATAGTACTGCTGGGATGAAGAAGCGTTTTATTAAAATGGTAGTGGAAATTTGATCAATATTCATCGCTTGATTGATGACATAttttctgtgtaaataaatgtgacagCTACAGGTACATGTCTGCACTACAACTCTGCTCACTAAAATAAAGATCTCTGGTGACATCTACTGTCTGGAACAAGTATTACATATTGATTGTGCTCTTACTAATGTGCTacgattaaaaaaacacaagtaaaacattttaaacaacaacatgggACTGTGTCTATTATAATTTGTCACACTGGACAAACTACAGGTGGGTGTTGGTGGTCCCTGGGTAAGTTCATGACTTTTCACTAAAATTCAAGCAGATACTGAACACATGTGAGgtgtgcttttatttcaaagttttgATTGTAGCTCAACTTCAGCACCATGGTCAGTTCCAGTTCAGCACCAAAGTCTGTTCAACAGAAAAGGTCAGTCCAAGGTCAGGACCAAGAGCTAACGGGACATAAGacctactgctgctgtttatgaACCTAATCCTATATACTCTACAAAACCttgaatattatatatacactgtatatgtgcatTATACAGTTTAATATCGGGCCTTTTGTCcattttgcacatttatcagATCAGAAGTATCAGTGTTGTACACTTTCATAATCACCTGTGCTTATTTGCTTTACCAGCGTTCAATTagtcaaattattattgttataaaaaCATTCACAATGATTCAGATGGGATAATTATGAAACACTAAAACACACTAACAATACTGTGAGTTGTTGCTGCCTGCATTTTTatacattctttattttttcatgtcttttgtGCCAGGTAAAAtgctcatctttttttttttaattcttattaTGTGTTATCTATATTCTGTGAATTCTATGTTCTTGGTATAGGCTGTTTGTTGTCTCCATAAT harbors:
- the LOC122764213 gene encoding cell division cycle protein 27 homolog; the protein is MALLRELGRGYQALCSYNCREAINILSSLPPQHYSTGWVLTHIGRAYFELAEYTQAERLFSEVRRMESYRVEGMEIYSTTLWHLQKDVALSVLSKDLTDMDKNCPEAWCVAGNCFSLQREHDIAIKFFQRAIQVDPGFAYAYTLLGHEFVLTEELDRALACFRNAIRVNNRHYNAWYGLGMIYYKQEKFNLAEIHFKKALSINPQSSVLLCHIGVVQHALKKSDAALETLNRAIGIDPKNPLCKFHRASILFANDKYKAALQELDELKQIVPKESLVYFLIGKVYKKLGQTHLALMNFSWAMDLDPKGANNQIKEAIDKRYLPEDEAVELDDSQDSSIMTDADDTQLHTAESDEVL